One genomic segment of Longimicrobiaceae bacterium includes these proteins:
- a CDS encoding phosphoribosyltransferase family protein — protein sequence MPYPVFDPAGPSAVGAQPAFELSWELFGELCRVLALRVAHEYDPEVVVGIATAGVLPAAVIASILQVDFYSLKISRREQGEIVRAYPEVMSEAPRQVRGRRVLLVDEITTSGDTLRLALHRVRDVGPEDVRTATCFVKPGGYRPDYHALETGSLIVFPWDRQVVSDEGELVVHPDYALALSDGR from the coding sequence ATGCCGTACCCTGTCTTCGACCCCGCAGGCCCGTCCGCCGTGGGAGCGCAGCCCGCGTTCGAGCTGTCGTGGGAGCTGTTCGGCGAGCTCTGCCGTGTGCTGGCCCTGCGCGTGGCGCACGAGTACGACCCGGAGGTGGTGGTGGGGATCGCCACTGCGGGAGTGCTCCCGGCAGCGGTGATCGCCAGCATCCTGCAGGTGGACTTCTACAGCCTGAAAATCTCCCGGCGGGAGCAGGGCGAGATCGTGCGTGCCTACCCCGAGGTGATGTCGGAGGCGCCGCGGCAGGTGCGCGGCCGGCGGGTGCTGCTCGTGGACGAGATCACCACCAGCGGCGACACCCTGCGCCTGGCCCTCCACCGCGTCCGCGACGTGGGGCCGGAAGACGTACGCACCGCCACCTGCTTCGTGAAGCCCGGCGGCTACCGTCCGGACTACCACGCCCTGGAGACCGGGTCGCTGATCGTCTTCCCCTGGGACCGGCAGGTGGTCTCGGACGAGGGGGAGCTGGTCGTACACCCCGACTACGCCCTGGCCCTGTCCGACGGCCGCTGA